The genomic segment ATTAAACAAAGGGTGTCTTTAAGTGGtgttattataattaaattgaaataacatAGAAAAGAGATTTTCTTACCTTTTGGTCAACCAAGATACATTGAAGGCCTCCAAATTGATCAGTAGATCCAATAAGTTTTGGTCGCCACATTCTGCAAATACGCACTTTGAGTTTCTTGTTAAATTGGAACGGTTGTAAATCACGGATATAAGTGAAACTCATTGTGTTTTAAACctgtaaataaaatatattttttgttagtataaaaatgcatgtatatatttattaaaaggCATGAggaaaaatatacaaatatttaattatggatacatcaaaattggaacttcattataaattttgaagaacatCTTTATACACTATGTTTTTAGTGTAATTATTTGGTACTTCTTGATTATTTTCTATTAAGATTTTAAGACCTTGTCTTGATGTAACCCTGGATAATGCAACATAAAGTTGTCCATGAGTGAATACAGGTTGAGAAAGATATAGTCCAACTTGTTTTAATGATTGGCCTtgacttttatttattgtcaTTGCATAACATGGTCTAATTGGGAATTGACAccttttaaaaatgaaaggcCATTTGCTTTCAGTTGCTGTAAGGCTTATTCGAGGTATGAAAACTTTGTGACCAATATTACTACCAGCAAGTATTTTTGCTTCGATAATTTTATCATACAATTGTGTAATAACTAATCGTGTTCCATTACATAAACCTGAGGATTGATTTAAGTTTCTCAATAGCATGATGGGCATTCCTATTTTTAAAGCTAAATAGTATGAAGGTAAACCATTGAATTCAAGTTTGTTTAAAAATTCTGTAGGATATAGAATAGTAAGattttcagaattttcagATGATGAGCATAAAGAATCTGAGCTTAAATAAATGCGTTCTTGTCCAGGTAACAAATCAATTGCATAGTTATTTATTTCAGTTACAGTTGTGTTTCGAGGTGTTACAATAGCTCGTTCTCTTAAATAAgtaaaattgttgaaatttctttcaaaatttgGGTATGTTGCTAAAAAAATGGAATGAATAGGATGTGTGTATGAATGTATAAGCAAATCTTGAGGAATTTTGATCCAAGATGCATCTTTATCATTTGGATCATCTATATCAATAATTTGACCATTACCGATGCGCAAAATCCATGTagcaaaatcatttattttttgtttttcttcaatgTTTAATCCATTTTTCGAGAGtctcatattttcttttaaatggaatattttaaaaaaaggccATAAATAAGAACTATTGAGAGAGGCATCTAttatttcttctcttgttcctCCTGGAATAACTGGTAATATTTGTCTGAAGTCACCACCTAATAATAAAGGTTTTCCACCAAATGGAACATTGTTATCTAAAGGATTTAAATGTGATAAAATATCTGAAAGTGATTTATCTAATGCTTCAAAGCAATGTTTGTGATTCATAGGAGCTTCGTCCCAAACAATTAAAGCAgctttttcaattaatttggCAAGATgagttcctttttttatttgacatgttgagcaattgtTAATAattaagggaattttaaatcTAGAGTGAGCTGTTCTACCACCTGGTAATAATAATGATGCTATTCCTGATGAAGCAACAGCTAAAACAATATTTCCTTGGGATCGAATTTTACTTATTATGGTATGCCACAAAAAAGTTTTCCCTGTTCCTCCATGACCGTGGACAAAAAAAAGACCTGgcattttttcttcaacagtTTTTACAACACAATCATATACATCTTTTTGATCTTTGTTAAGTTGTGTAACTAAAATGGCGTgttctttttctaaattattataatcGTAATTTAATTCTTCTCTAAGCAATTTATTTCTAAGTTCTAACATTCTATATTCATCAGGCATAGGAAGGTGATGCTCTTTTAAAGAGCTGGAAGATACATTGAAAAGCTGTTCTAATTCAAATAAAAGAGAATTTTGTAATTCAGATTCAGATACAATTAGATTTGGCATTTCGAAAGTTTGTcgtaatttgtataaaatgtCTTCAGACATATTTTGCCAATAAGTGTTAAAAAGGATTTGAGGATTTCCTacatcacaaaataaaatgattgtGACAAATAATTGCCTTAATTGAGGACATGTGGCTGTGTTGACAGCATTTGCTAAGGCTTCAATCCATTCTTTATCATCTCCTAACAAACCTAGGGATTTACATGCAGCTTGGTATGATGGTTCTATAATACCATTAACAGTTTTTAGGTCATTAAAGTGAAAAGCCCCTTTTTGCAAATTCAAAAGCAttcttaaataatataattcacCAGATGCAGGATGTACATAAGCTATTCTACCAAgggatcctttttttttttctaggttTCCACATCTTAGTGCGAGAATCCCACACAAATTTTGAAGGAAATTCTGCATACGTTAATGTTCGTGCTTCATGAAAAGTTTTATTAGCTTCAAACCAACTTGTTAACATTGTAGATTCAACATTTTTTCGGTTAACAATTGATTGAAGCGATTGATCAccattgaaaataatattttgttctAAAGGTAAATGTATTGGTAATCGTTCAACTGAGGGTTTTCTAAAATGAATAGGATATTGAAACAACCTCCAAACAGCTTCATATGGAGATATGTATCTACAATTTAGATAGGCAAGTATTTCATCTTGTTGGTTCTCTTGGAAAACTACTCTAGCTCTATCTGAAcctttgtttatatatttgaaaagatattttataagCATTGATTGACAACAGGATTCAACATTTATATGAGCATTATATCTCTGTAGTAATTTAGAATTGTAAGGTACTACAAAACTATTATCAATTTGCATTCcattttttatcacaaattttGTTGGATCGTCACGGCGTTTGTATACAGGGTAACcatttgtttcaaaaattgTTTCGCTTTTATATTGTTTGGGAAAAGATTTAGAACATTTTCCTTCTCGCATACATGGAGAATGAGGATTTATTTGTCCACATGGACCATGGATCATAAATTGAGTCACAATATCATAAAGATCATAATTTACAGTTTTGTCCGGTAATTCGGCAGAAATGATAGAATCTATATCAACTGCTGAATaacatttataattttgttttaaccAGATCAACATGTGAGCATGTGGCAATCCTCTTTTTTGGAATTCGACAGTACAAACATCTGTGTTGAGTGGgcaaaaaaagggaaaaaattcTTACttagttttattatttaataaaatgataaaaatggAGAGTAGTATAAAtggtgtgtttttaaaatataccTGCTTCGATTTCTCCAAAAGGTTCTCCTGATTTGATATAattaatcatatcatcaagttttattttaaataatcttGAAACTATATCAGGCCGATCTTCTGGTTTGTATCCAGGTTTTGCGTTAAACTCTCTTACAATTTCAGGCCATTTAACATTGCAGGTGaaagttataaataaatcagGATTTCCATATTGTCTACAAATTGCCATAGCATCTTGATAATTGTTAAGCATGTATCTAGCACTTCCAGTATATGAGCTAGGTAATATTACTCTTTGACCTACGTTATTAGCATCATTATCACCCTTTGAAATTGCATCATAAATGCCTTTATAGACCTCacttcttaaatttttttgatttttcctAATATAATCTAATCGATCTTCTTCAAGTGTTGCATAAGCGTCTACTAAAAATTGTTGGAACAATCTTCCACCTTTTAATAATGTATCGAATTGAAACACTCTTTCTTGTATTTGATAAGCTATAAAAGCTCTCATAGAAATTCTTTTTCGTTTAGATTCATAGTTTGTACAATGGCATTTTAAGTCAGGTGTATACCC from the Prunus dulcis unplaced genomic scaffold, ALMONDv2, whole genome shotgun sequence genome contains:
- the LOC117612716 gene encoding uncharacterized protein LOC117612716, which encodes MQNFLQNLCGILALRCGNLEKKKGSLGRIAYVHPASGELYYLRMLLNLQKGAFHFNDLKTVNGIIEPSYQAACKSLGLLGDDKEWIEALANAVNTATCPQLRQLFVTIILFCDVGNPQILFNTYWQNMSEDILYKLRQTFEMPNLIVSESELQNSLLFELEQLFNVSSSSLKEHHLPMPDEYRMLELRNKLLREELNYDYNNLEKEHAILVTQLNKDQKDVYDCVVKTVEEKMPGLFFVHGHGGTGKTFLWHTIISKIRSQGNIVLAVASSGIASLLLPGGRTAHSRFKIPLIINNCSTCQIKKGTHLAKLIEKAALIVWDEAPMNHKHCFEALDKSLSDILSHLNPLDNNVPFGGKPLLLGGDFRQILPVIPGGTREEIIDASLNSSYLWPFFKIFHLKENMRLSKNGLNIEEKQKINDFATWILRIGLHQDKTDAIQASVKEIDYDFVATKIKAGSIYEITHFHTGRNKPSHKIVPHVAQLFFNARTTFKELPTIQPHIPRHRFYLVDYTQLSTRIDKIDILTDVFGHITAIQPLEQKMVGNERLEDKCEVCIENIRKENVRITLWGNTAKTFDSQALQQLTSPIFAAFTSLKVKQFQGKIVLNSSVSTLIFINPDIQELAAYKTIFNDSTHAIKMMPSSAAQLMTPQHLEAAKKLSVQELNVLDPETHKLLRVLIRVMVGGIKHVHLALNNLELLSTVMNFCAQNTIIKFLSLGSK